The genome window GGGGGATGACGGCGCCGCACTCTCCCTGATCGAAGACAAGATTTCAGCGCTTGCCGAAAAGCTCGATGCGGCCGAGCACGGCTTCTCGCGGCTCGGCGATCTGCAGTCCCTGGTGAGCGCCAATGGCAGCGCCGGCGGTGAAGTGGCCGACGCGTTGCGCGGCGATCTCGACCGGCTCCTCGACGCGGCGACCAGCTCAGAACGCCGCACCCGGGAATCGATGGACAGTGTCCAGGACGTCATGGCCTCGATCAACAAGCGGTTGATGTCACTGGAAGTCGGTGCCCCCGGCCCGGTCGGCGGCGATATGGGAGCGGTGGAAGACGATCGGCCGCTCGAGCCGGGGTCCGGCAAGCCTGTTTCGGCCCAAAAGCCGCAGATGCGGCTTGATCCGCGGTCTCAGTCCGCTGCCGTCCCCGTTAGGGAAAGCCACCCCCGGCAGCCGGCTGCACACGCCTCTGCGCAACCCGTGGCGCAGGCGCGCCCGCAGGCGCAACGTACAGCCGACCCGTCCGATGTGCAGGGTGACCCGCGCGACCGCAAGGCCGATTTCATCGCCGCCGCGCGCCGCGCCGCCCAGGCGGCCGCCGCCGAGGTTCAGGAACAGAAGTCGCCGCGCAGTCTTCTTGGCGGCAAGTCCCGCGATGAAGCGGCAACCGACGGCGGCAAGACGGCGACGGCGGCTGGCTGGTTGCGCTCGCGTCTGCCTGGAAAGCGCAAGGCGGCGGATGCGTCGGCACCCTCTGTCGAGGCGCCTGTCGAGGCGGCGAGCGGCAAGGATCGTCGCGACGGCCCGCGCAGTCGGCACGGCAAGGCGGACATGCCGCCCACGGCAGCTCCGGAATTGCGGGCGGAAGGACGTCCCGGGGAGCCCGATCCTCAGGACCTGAGCGAAACGAAGGGCAAGGGGTCGCTGTTTTCCAGCGGCGGGCGCCGGGCCGTGCTTTTGGCGGCGGCGGCGGTGGTGATCGCCATCGGCGCGCTTCAGATCTTCAAGCAGGTATCGCCGACCTCCGGCGACGTCGCAGGTCTGGACGCCCCGGCGGCCATAGAGCAGCCGGTCGACGAACCCGGCGCACAACAGCCTGTCCAGCAGGCGTCGACGACCTCGCAGTCCGAGCGCGCCGCACCTGCTGCCGAAACATCCGTAAGCTCTCCGGAACAGTCCCCGCCTGCGACCTCTTCTGCCACAGCGCCCGGAGGGTCTGATGCCGGGGCCGGACGCGCGGAAACGGCGCCGGCCGACTCTGGCGACATGCCGAACATGGCGTTCGCGCCGCCGGCAAATGTCCAGAACGGCTTTTCCGCCGAGCCCGGAAGCATTCCCGCCACGCAGTTCCAGAGACCCGCCAGCATGAGCGGACTGGATGCGGGTGCGCGCCCGGAGGGCGACCGTTCGGCTCCCGTGGCCGAAGCCGGCGGCGACGCTCTTGCCGCCATTCCCCAGGACGTTGGCCCGTTGTCGTTGCGCCAGGCCGCCGCCGCGGGGGATCCCAAGGCATTGTTCGCCATCGCCGCCCGCTACACGGAAGGGACCGGCGTGACGCCGGATCTTCAGAAGGCTGCGAGTTACTATGAAAAGGCTTCGCAGGCCGGTCTCGCTCCGGCGCAATACCGTCTCGGCTCGCTCTATGAAAAGGGGCGCGGGGTGACGCGCGACCTTTCGGCGGCGCGCGACTGGTACGCGCTTGCCGCAAAGCAGGGCAATGCCAAGGCATCGCACAATCTTGCGGTGCTCTACGCGGAAGGTATTTCCGGCAATCCGGAATTCCGTGATGCCGCCTTCTGGTTCAAGAAAGCCGCGAACTTCGGATTGGCCGACAGTCAGTACAATCTCGGCATTCTCTATGCGCGCGGACTTGGCCTGGAGAAAAACCTCGTCGAGAGCTACAAGTGGTTCGCGCTTGCCGCCGCCCAGGGCGACGGCGATGCCGCAAACAAGCGCGACGAACTGGCGAACATGCTGTCCAAGGAGCAACTGGCCGAAGCTCGGCTTGCCGTTGCCAACTGGAAGGAAGCACCGCGTTCCGCCGTAGCCAATGAGGTCGACTTGAAGCCGTCATGGTCGGCCCCGGCAGACTCGGTGTCGCGTGCCGCCTACTCCGGTGATCCAAGGGACATGGTGATGATGGCGCAAAAGCTGCTTGCAAAGCGCGGTTTCGATCCCGGTGCGCCGGATGGCCAGATCGGCACCCGGACAAGGGATGCGGTGCGTGCCTTCGAAAAGGCGTCCGGTCTGCCGGTCACGGGCAAGGTAAGCGCGGATCTTTTGAAAGCACTGTCCGGTCAGTCGATCTAAGGGTCTGCATCCTGAGGTTTCAGGGTTCCGGTCCGGCAAGCAAACGCGTTGAAAGTTCACGGCGGATTTCGATGAGCCGACAGGCGTCTGGCGTTGACACGCCTGTCGCAAGCGCGCTTTATCGAGATGAAGGCGCTGCCGCCAGATAGTTTTGGTGGCGCGCCCGGGGGTCGACAAGCTGTTCGACCATGTGCCGCCTCATCTCCAACATGCCGCCCGGGCAAGCGAGCGGCCCAGTCGCCGGTGTGACGTGCAAATCTATCTGCCCATCGCCGAGTTGCCCGTCAACATGTTCATGTTGTTCGGTATGGGAGGGGCCGTCGGCTTTCTGTCGGGCTTGTTCGGCATTGGCGGCGGCTTTTTGCTCACCCCCTTGCTGATTTTCTCAGGCATCCCGCCAGCGGTTTCCGTCGCGACGGTGACGACACAGGTCGTTGCGTCGTCCGCGTCGGGTGTGGTCGCCTATTGGCGACGCAAGATGATCGATTTCAAGCTTGCGGGAATGCTGCTGGTCGGCGGTGTTGCCGGTTCGGCAATCGGCGTCTGGCTGTTTGACCTCTTGCGCGCGCTCGGCCAGCTCGATCTGGTGATCTCGCTGTCCTATGTGACGTTCCTGAGCGCGATCGGCGGGCTGATGCTGTTTGAATCGATCCGCGCGATGGCGCGACGCAAGAGCGGCGCGCGCGTTGCCACCCGCCGGCCCGGCCGTCACAACTGGGTGCACGGGCTGCCGTTCAAGATGCGGTTCCGCCAGTCGCGTCTTTATGTCAGCGTGATCCCGATCGTCGTGCTCGGCGCGGTGATCGGCTTTCTCGGCAGTATCCTCGGCATCGGCGGCGGCTTCATGATGGTGCCGGCGCTGATTTATCTGCTGCGCGTGCCGACCAATATCGTGATCGGAACATCGCTGCTGCAGATCCTTTTCACCATGGCGGCGGCGACGTTTCTGCACGCGATGTCGACCCAGTCCGTCGACATCGTTCTGGCGTTGGCCCTGATGATCGGCGGCGTGATCGGCGCCCAGTTCGGTGCGCGCATGGGCCAGAAACTGCGCGGCGACCAGTTGCGGCTGCTGCTTGCGCTTCTCGTGCTGTCGGTGGGCGTGCGCTTCGCCGTCAACCTCGTGCTTCAGCCTGACGAGATCTTCTCTGTTTCCGTCGCGATCGCGGAGGTGCTGCGATGAGATGGAAGGCACTTTGCACGGTCTTGCTCCTCGGCCTTGCGCTGCCGTTCGCCGTGGCCGTGGTGGCTCCCGCGCGCGCGGAAAACCTGATCTCCGCCTTGTCCTCCGACCGGGTGAACATCGAATCCAACTTCACCGGTACGCGCATCGTCGTGTTCGGCGAAATCTCCCGGGATGCGCTGACCGTTGCCCGTCCGGATCCTTATGACCTCGCAGTCGTGGTCTCCGGGCCGGAGCAGCAGGTCACCACCCGGCGCAAGGGCCGTTTCATGGGTATCTGGGTGAACCGGGATTCCGAGACCTTCGAGAACGTGCCGAGTTTTCTGGCTGTGCACACCACCCGCGCGCCGTATGAAATGGCTTCGCGCACGGTGCTGGAGCGACACCGCATCGGCCTGAACAATCTCAATCTGCCGATCGCGGTCGCCTCCGACGTTCCCATCGGCGACCGTGACAATTTCCGGGCCGCATTCCTGCGCCTTCGAATTCAAAGCGGTCTCTATCAGG of Stappia sp. ES.058 contains these proteins:
- a CDS encoding TIGR02186 family protein, with protein sequence MRWKALCTVLLLGLALPFAVAVVAPARAENLISALSSDRVNIESNFTGTRIVVFGEISRDALTVARPDPYDLAVVVSGPEQQVTTRRKGRFMGIWVNRDSETFENVPSFLAVHTTRAPYEMASRTVLERHRIGLNNLNLPIAVASDVPIGDRDNFRAAFLRLRIQSGLYQEETESIEFLSDSLFRTSVSLPANVPVGEYTVSTYLLRGGALLAQAEERLTIAKSGFEQFTYRLAYQNSALYGLLAVALAIFTGWLAGVIFRRD
- a CDS encoding peptidoglycan-binding protein, translated to MSWTARYRTPRGTQPDTDPRYSAEGADDAWYEPHHRAPAWRGASEPPPSAPHPGRARAQEQLSEVADALERLMDPAAAGHDTAPQTAPNRQSRRAAAARARSAQRPAPAGDAGPNSVDDARTSRIEAVLGALDRLDRRVEDLSHTAHAQQVEDEEPARPVRHARQPSRFVPDYGPGGIDGYAPAAPSRGRHAPAYHDAAPAYDAYDADPRDLRASAAPQRSPIGDASELGEELRPLFNDLARRIDEANDPRDEALATMRRDIGDLRSALVDSLRAERNRPPARDSGEIRRLSEAVERMRTDRSDMRLSREMRAEISDLRALIGQSNVDGMLKSLESGYAHLVQRLDELARDRAEPRLLEDLGQRLMEIEDAFRVVPRADQLVALDDRVADIGHRVEELVRRSGGEDVAALRGEIRAVRELVERIDVQDLLGGIDERLSALSVRFDAIERLADGQRAIEGRLEAMETRAPQAGAVDRLNDRLEQIAGMLADDRAERAAAPDPRLEEHLGEIAGRLKRIENARQMPPSYDAAFTLLEKRLAAIDGKIDALDRPGTVTLNAGGNEASIEADLISRLEGGIARLNERMESAGAPAQGEDLSTLHQEIASLRDQLSAAPATAQLEAQLRDLSEAINRESPGDDGAALSLIEDKISALAEKLDAAEHGFSRLGDLQSLVSANGSAGGEVADALRGDLDRLLDAATSSERRTRESMDSVQDVMASINKRLMSLEVGAPGPVGGDMGAVEDDRPLEPGSGKPVSAQKPQMRLDPRSQSAAVPVRESHPRQPAAHASAQPVAQARPQAQRTADPSDVQGDPRDRKADFIAAARRAAQAAAAEVQEQKSPRSLLGGKSRDEAATDGGKTATAAGWLRSRLPGKRKAADASAPSVEAPVEAASGKDRRDGPRSRHGKADMPPTAAPELRAEGRPGEPDPQDLSETKGKGSLFSSGGRRAVLLAAAAVVIAIGALQIFKQVSPTSGDVAGLDAPAAIEQPVDEPGAQQPVQQASTTSQSERAAPAAETSVSSPEQSPPATSSATAPGGSDAGAGRAETAPADSGDMPNMAFAPPANVQNGFSAEPGSIPATQFQRPASMSGLDAGARPEGDRSAPVAEAGGDALAAIPQDVGPLSLRQAAAAGDPKALFAIAARYTEGTGVTPDLQKAASYYEKASQAGLAPAQYRLGSLYEKGRGVTRDLSAARDWYALAAKQGNAKASHNLAVLYAEGISGNPEFRDAAFWFKKAANFGLADSQYNLGILYARGLGLEKNLVESYKWFALAAAQGDGDAANKRDELANMLSKEQLAEARLAVANWKEAPRSAVANEVDLKPSWSAPADSVSRAAYSGDPRDMVMMAQKLLAKRGFDPGAPDGQIGTRTRDAVRAFEKASGLPVTGKVSADLLKALSGQSI
- a CDS encoding sulfite exporter TauE/SafE family protein, whose translation is MQIYLPIAELPVNMFMLFGMGGAVGFLSGLFGIGGGFLLTPLLIFSGIPPAVSVATVTTQVVASSASGVVAYWRRKMIDFKLAGMLLVGGVAGSAIGVWLFDLLRALGQLDLVISLSYVTFLSAIGGLMLFESIRAMARRKSGARVATRRPGRHNWVHGLPFKMRFRQSRLYVSVIPIVVLGAVIGFLGSILGIGGGFMMVPALIYLLRVPTNIVIGTSLLQILFTMAAATFLHAMSTQSVDIVLALALMIGGVIGAQFGARMGQKLRGDQLRLLLALLVLSVGVRFAVNLVLQPDEIFSVSVAIAEVLR